GTCGGTGGTCGATTTGTCGAAGCCCTTCGCGTCGAATCCGGCGGGCGGCGGCGTGCCGATCAGTTTCGGCAGGTTGTAACTGGCGGCCGCGACATGGAGGAAAACTTCGGCGATGGAGCGCACATCCGGCGCCGGGCGCCAGGTGTACTTTTCCGCTGGGATCGCCTCCGCCAAACGTACGAATTTGTTCTCCTGGATGCGGACTTCCGCCAGCACCTCGCCCCGGTAGCCGGTGACGCCGGGCGTCGGGTCCGCGTACGGATTCACCTGCGCCGCCAGGTTCCCGGCAGCCACGCATAACAACATCACAGCCCACAAGCGCTTCATCCCCCACCTCCTGGTGACGGGAGTGTCCACGAGCGTGGCAACGAAGTCAAATCAAGGCGCGGGTAATCTCCGCGCACTCTGCGATCTCTGCGGTCAAATCGGTGGAATCCCTGCCTCCGGTGGAAGCCCCGGCCGGAACCTGTCCTGAGCCGAGCCGAAGGAGGCCGGGGTTTAATAGCCGCTAGATCGAACTGGCTTCAGCCGCGGTGCCCATTGATTCCTCCGCGTCCTCAGAGTCCTCCGTGGTGAAACTCTCTAGAATCTTCTCTGTGCCTCGGTGGTGAAAAAGAATTCCTCTGCGCTCTCTGCGATCTCTGCGGTAAATAAAGACTGCCTGCACGTCACTGCATTTCCCCTCCGAATATGCCTATCCTCAGCCCATGTCCGGCAGGCTCACTCACGCTGCCCTCCGCGCGCTCGATCGCGTGAACCGCGCGCTGCTGCCGAAATCGAAGCGCGCCGAGCACCTTCAGACCGGCCGTCGCGGCGAAGAGGACGCCTATTTCTACCTGCGCCGGCAGGGCTACGTGATGGTGGCGCGGAACTGGCGCTCGCCGCGGCGTAAGGGCGAGCTCGACCTCATCGGTTACGACGGCGATACTCTCTGCTTCGTCGAAGTGAAGACTCGCACCACGATGGACGTCAAGCCGGCGGAAGCGGCCGTGGACCAGGAGAAGCGCCACGACCTCTCGGCCGTCGCCCGCGAGTACTTGCGGCGTTTGCCGCAGCATCCGGCCCACCGATTTGATATCCTCAGCATCTATTACTTGGGCGACGGTGGGAAACTTCCTCAATTTGCCCTCTTTAAGAATTGCTTCCCGCTGTCGTAAGATACTGAGAGCTTTCTTCCGAAAGGAACCCCCGAGAATTGCCCGAACTACGTAAAGATCCCATCACGGGCCGTTGGGTGATCATTTCCACCGATCGCGCCAAACGCCCCACCGATTTCTCCCGCGAAGCAATGAAGCTGAAGGGCGGCTTCTGCCCCTTCTGTTACGGCAACGAGTCGAAGACGCCGCCGGAAGTCCTGGCCTATCGTCCCAACAAGAACGGCGCAGGCCCGCCGCCGGAGCGCGACAGCCCGGGGTGGAACCTGCGGGTGGTGCCCAACAAGTTCCCCGCGTTGGGGATCGAAGGCGGCCTGAACCGCCAGGCCGAGGGCATGTTCGACAAGATGAACGGCATCGGCGCGCACGAGGTCATCATCGAGACCCCGGAGCACGAGAAGACCCTGGCCACCATCCCCGACAAGCGGGTGGAAGACGTCTTCTGGGCTTTCCGCGACCGCATCCTGGATCTCAAGCAGGACAAGCGCTTCAAGTACATCCTGATCTTCAAGAACCACGGCGAGCCCGCGGGAGCGTCGCTGGAACACCCGCACTCGCAGCTCATCGCTCTGCCGATTCTGCCCAAGCAGGTGATCGAAGAACTGGAAGGCTCCAAGCAGTACTACGTGTACAAGGAGCGCTGCGTCTTCTGCGACATCATCCGCCAGGAGCTGGAGAACCCGCTCCGGGTGGTGGCGGAGAACAGTGACTTCGTGACCCTGGAGCCTTACGCTCCGCGCTTCCCCTTCGAGACCTGGATCCTGCCCAAGCGGCACGAGTCCAGCTTCGAGAATTCGCCCACGCACGTGTACGAATCGCTGGCGAAAGCCGTGAAGCTGCTTTTGCTGAAAGCCGACCGCGTACTCGACAACCCCGCCTACAACATGGTCATCCACACTTCGCCGGTGCAGGACCCCTCCAGCGACCACTACCACTGGCATATCGAATTCATGCCGAAGCTGACCAAGACGGCGGGATTCGAGTGGGGCACGGGTTTCTACATCAATCCGACGCCGCCGGAGGAAGCGGCGCGGTTCCTGCGCGAGGCCGACGTGAGCCAGTCGGGTCCGCCGCCGCCAGCGCAGCAGCCGGTGCACGCGTAGAACGTCAGAAGTGAGAAGCTAAAAGGAAGCGGGAAATCTGTCACTAAGCGCAGAGCGCCAGGGCGGGGTTGACGCCGGCCTTCTCCGCTTCCGCGGTCAGCCAATCCCCTAATCGATGCCGGTCCGCCAGCGGGATGGCCCGGAAGCGCAGGCCGCAGCGCCCGTCGGAGTCGCCCCAGGCGACCTCCGCCTCGGCTTTGATCTCGCCCTTGCCGGGAAGCTCGAAGCGCACGTCCACCACCGTGCTGGGACGGAGAGGTTCCGCGAGCTTCAAGCACATTCCGCCCTCGCTCACGTTGCTGCTGGCCGCGCGCAGGTCCTTCACCGCTCCGAAACTGAGGAAGACGGTGGTTTGCATGGGCTGGCGGAAGTAGCGGCGGCGCTCCGCGAGCATCAATCCCTTAGCGGCGCGGAAGCTGCGTAACGCCCGGTCCGGAGCGATCGGCTTCTCCAGGACGAAGTGCGCACCCAAGGCGAAAGCGTCGTGCATCGAGGTCACGCGATTCAGGATGGCGATGGCGATGGAGCGCTTGCTGGAGGCGCCGTCGTGCAGCGCCTTGAGCAGGCCGGGGCCGCCGTCCACGTCGTCGCAATCGACGATCACGGTGTCGAACTTCTTCCGCTTCGCCTGTGCCAGCGCCTGCTCGGGGCCGGCGAAGATCTCGACGGAGACGCCGATGCTCCCGAGCGCGTGGCACAGGGTCTGCACTGCCACCGGATCGCGGCAGAGAAGGAGTGCGTCCAGCTTCACGATCCCATTACAGGGCCCCGAGGCCGGCGCGGAAAGGAAAGCGCTCACAGACGCGTGTGACGAGCAGCCGCCCGAGAACCGCCGGCGTTACTTCCGTTACTTGTTCCGCGATGACCACCGTTATCTTTCGCCGCCCGCGAGACCGCGCTACCTTGCGGGCATCGGGCACGGACTGTGAGGTGGGTCATGGACGAGCTCAATCGCAAGATCGCCCGCGTGGCGGAAGAGTTGCGGTCCGTACAGGAGGAGTTAGAGCGTGCTGGGCTGGTGGTGACGCCCGAGA
The window above is part of the Terriglobia bacterium genome. Proteins encoded here:
- the galT gene encoding galactose-1-phosphate uridylyltransferase; this encodes MPELRKDPITGRWVIISTDRAKRPTDFSREAMKLKGGFCPFCYGNESKTPPEVLAYRPNKNGAGPPPERDSPGWNLRVVPNKFPALGIEGGLNRQAEGMFDKMNGIGAHEVIIETPEHEKTLATIPDKRVEDVFWAFRDRILDLKQDKRFKYILIFKNHGEPAGASLEHPHSQLIALPILPKQVIEELEGSKQYYVYKERCVFCDIIRQELENPLRVVAENSDFVTLEPYAPRFPFETWILPKRHESSFENSPTHVYESLAKAVKLLLLKADRVLDNPAYNMVIHTSPVQDPSSDHYHWHIEFMPKLTKTAGFEWGTGFYINPTPPEEAARFLREADVSQSGPPPPAQQPVHA
- a CDS encoding YraN family protein, translating into MSGRLTHAALRALDRVNRALLPKSKRAEHLQTGRRGEEDAYFYLRRQGYVMVARNWRSPRRKGELDLIGYDGDTLCFVEVKTRTTMDVKPAEAAVDQEKRHDLSAVAREYLRRLPQHPAHRFDILSIYYLGDGGKLPQFALFKNCFPLS
- a CDS encoding response regulator encodes the protein MKLDALLLCRDPVAVQTLCHALGSIGVSVEIFAGPEQALAQAKRKKFDTVIVDCDDVDGGPGLLKALHDGASSKRSIAIAILNRVTSMHDAFALGAHFVLEKPIAPDRALRSFRAAKGLMLAERRRYFRQPMQTTVFLSFGAVKDLRAASSNVSEGGMCLKLAEPLRPSTVVDVRFELPGKGEIKAEAEVAWGDSDGRCGLRFRAIPLADRHRLGDWLTAEAEKAGVNPALALCA
- a CDS encoding DinB family protein, with protein sequence MKRLWAVMLLCVAAGNLAAQVNPYADPTPGVTGYRGEVLAEVRIQENKFVRLAEAIPAEKYTWRPAPDVRSIAEVFLHVAAASYNLPKLIGTPPPAGFDAKGFDKSTTDKQKIVATLKDAFAHECKAIMAMPDADLEKSLDWFGGKNTERGILLFIMRHTAEHLGQAIAYARSVGVIPPWTGDFQREPAPPPAKPK